One genomic region from Strix uralensis isolate ZFMK-TIS-50842 chromosome 19, bStrUra1, whole genome shotgun sequence encodes:
- the CBX4 gene encoding E3 SUMO-protein ligase CBX4 has translation MELPAVGEHVFAVESIEKKRIRKGRVEYLVKWRGWSPKYNTWEPEENILDPRLLIAFQNRERQEQLMGYRKRGPKPKPLVVQLPSFARRSNILTGLQDPAVDNRPKLDLGSSGKSQQHQYELNSKKHHQYQPNGKESGMKHQSHSKGKYYYQLNSKKHHHYQPDPKMYEPHYQPSSKEPQGQACLDSTKSPLVTHPDKWAHGPAKNLLGPVKNLTAESKNGAEKNLSSGTGPPPRDRVTSNGLGGKMKIVKNKNKNGRIVIVMSKYMENGMQAVKIKSGEPPRKRAAEERTPKKGGEEKLEAWRKPGEERVVGSNALSKAEGEGRQPPAELEESPRKTPLAKELPLPPAEQPLQLTTKPDLVPWSLSPICEHSPSSMGLNLSSPGSRKRCLSEPHAEREPGKKRLTSRSISAPTCLSPPAPERPEPPAQPEVILLDSDLDEPIDLRCVKPRAEGELALAQVKPEAPPVPAEKPAAEPPQPREAVEEEEEEAESLQEFKPFFGNIIITDVTANCLTVTFKEYVTV, from the exons ATGGAGCTGCCGGCGGTGGGGGAGCACGTCTTCGCGGTGGAGAGCATCGAGAAGAAGCGGATCCGAAAG GGCAGAGTCGAGTACCTGGTGAAATGGAGGGGGTGGTCGCCCAA ATATAACACGTGGGAGCCGGAGGAGAACATCCTGGACCCCCGGCTGCTCATCGCCTTCCAGAACAG GGAGCGGCAGGAGCAGCTGATGGGATACCGCAAGCGGGGGCCCAAGCCAAAGCCGCTGGTCGTGCAG CTTCCTTCCTTCGCCCGCCGCTCGAACATCCTCACGGGGCTGCAGGACCCCGCCGTGGACAACAGGCCGAAGCTGGATCTGGGCTCCTCCGGCAAGAGCCAGCAGCACCAGTATGAGCTCAACAGCAAGAAGCACCACCAGTACCAGCCCAACGGCAAGGAGAGCGGCATGAAGCACCAGTCCCACAGCAAAGGGAAGTATTACTACCAGCTGAACAGCAAGAAGCACCACCACTACCAGCCGGACCCCAAGATGTACGAGCCCCACTACCAGCCCAGCAGCAAGGAGCCGCAGGGCCAGGCCTGCTTGGACAGTACCAAGAGCCCCCTGGTCACCCACCCGGACAAGTGGGCTCACGGCCCGGCCAAAAACCTGCTGGGCCCAGTCAAGAACCTCACTGCAGAGAGCAAGAACGGGGCTGAGAAAAACCTGTCGAGTGGTACCGGGCCTCCCCCCCGGGACAGGGTGACCAGCAACGGCCTCGGGGGCAAGATGAAGATCGTCAAGAACAAAAACAAGAACGGGCGCATCGTGATCGTCATGAGCAAGTACATGGAGAACGGGATGCAGGCGGTGAAGATCAAGTCCGGGGAGCCGCCCCGGAAGCgggcagcagaggagaggacTCCTAAgaagggtggggaggagaagtTGGAGGCTTGGAGGAAGCCGGGGGAGGAGAGGGTGGTGGGCAGCAACGCCCTGAGCAAAGCAGAGGGCGAGGGCCGGCAGCCCCCCGCGGAGCTCGAGGAAAGTCCCCGAAAGACTCCCCTGGCCAAGGAGCTGCCCCTTCCTCCGGCcgagcagcccctgcagctcaCCACCAAGCCGGACCTTGTGCCCTGGTCCCTGAGCCCCATCTGCGAGCACAGCCCTTCCTCCATGGGACTGAACCTCTCCAGCCCCGGCTCGCGGAAGCGCTGCCTGTCGGAGCCACACGCGGAGCGGGAGCCGGGCAAAAAGCGCTTGACCTCCCGGAGCATCAGTGCCCCCACCTGCCTcagccccccggccccggagCGGCCGGAGCCCCCCGCCCAGCCGGAGGTCATCCTGCTGGATTCGGACCTGGACGAGCCCATAGACTTGCGCTGCGTGAAGCCGCGGGCGGAGGGCGAGCTGGCCCTGGCACAGGTGAAGCCGGAGGCGCCGCCAGTGCCGGCGGAGAAACCGGCCGCGGAGCCTCCACAGCCCCGGGAGgccgtggaggaggaggaggaggaggccgagTCCCTGCAGGAATTCAAGCCCTTCTTTGGGAATATAATTATCACAGATGTGACCGCAAACTGCCTGACCGTGACCTTCAAGGAGTACGTGACGGTGTGA